Proteins encoded together in one Candidatus Nitrosocaldus cavascurensis window:
- the aspS gene encoding aspartate--tRNA(Asn) ligase, which produces MERIYANQLDESMLGREVEVAGWIEDIRELGAINFIIVRDVTGGIQVIADPSMLVSNGIKITRQSSVKVKGRVQRSRSVNYPFEVKAESIQAYSIAKHPLPIDPTGRVNASLDARLDARALDLRNPSVAAIFKLRHHTLQIIRRVLVEKGFIEVNTPKIIGSASEGGANLFKFSYFNNRQAYLAQSPQLYKEQLTLALDRVFEIASYYRAEKSHTTRHLNEFVSVDVEAAYMDADDVMRVAEELIVEVFKELKSKCSKELDLVGSNIDVPSLPFPRMSYVQVVEMLKKEHGMNIEVGDDLGDHALRLLGESMKGFYFIVDWPTNLKPFYIHERDDDPRFSYSFDLQYGALELASGGKRQHDASRLRKRLVEQGLDPEDFRDHLKVFEWGMPPHAGWGLGLDRLMMVICNVKNVREVVLYPRDTERLRP; this is translated from the coding sequence ATGGAGAGGATATATGCAAACCAACTGGATGAGTCAATGCTAGGCAGAGAGGTAGAGGTAGCAGGATGGATAGAGGATATAAGGGAGTTAGGTGCAATAAACTTCATAATAGTCAGGGATGTGACTGGGGGTATACAAGTAATTGCTGACCCATCTATGCTTGTTAGCAATGGGATAAAGATTACAAGGCAGAGTTCGGTTAAGGTTAAAGGTAGAGTACAAAGGAGTAGATCCGTTAACTACCCTTTTGAGGTAAAGGCTGAATCAATTCAAGCGTACTCTATAGCAAAGCACCCATTGCCCATAGACCCTACAGGTAGGGTGAATGCATCACTTGATGCAAGGCTTGATGCAAGAGCACTTGACCTTAGGAACCCCAGTGTAGCAGCGATATTCAAGTTGAGGCATCATACGCTCCAGATAATAAGAAGAGTTCTTGTAGAGAAGGGTTTCATAGAGGTGAATACACCAAAGATAATAGGGAGTGCTAGTGAGGGAGGGGCAAACCTATTCAAGTTCAGCTACTTCAACAACAGACAAGCATACCTTGCACAGAGTCCACAGCTCTACAAGGAGCAGTTAACCCTTGCCCTAGATAGGGTATTTGAGATAGCCTCATACTACAGGGCAGAGAAGTCGCATACAACTAGGCATCTCAACGAGTTTGTTAGCGTTGATGTAGAGGCAGCGTACATGGATGCTGATGATGTTATGAGGGTTGCTGAGGAGTTGATAGTTGAGGTGTTCAAGGAACTAAAGAGTAAGTGTAGCAAGGAGTTGGATCTGGTAGGCTCAAACATAGATGTACCATCACTCCCATTCCCAAGGATGAGTTATGTACAAGTAGTTGAGATGCTGAAGAAGGAGCATGGTATGAACATTGAGGTTGGGGATGATCTTGGTGACCATGCATTAAGGCTGTTAGGAGAAAGCATGAAGGGCTTCTACTTCATAGTTGATTGGCCAACCAACCTTAAGCCATTCTACATCCATGAGAGGGATGATGATCCAAGGTTCTCATACTCATTCGATCTGCAGTACGGGGCATTGGAACTTGCATCTGGAGGGAAGAGGCAGCATGATGCATCAAGGTTAAGGAAGAGGCTTGTGGAGCAAGGCTTGGATCCAGAGGATTTCAGGGATCATCTTAAGGTGTTTGAATGGGGTATGCCTCCCCATGCTGGATGGGGATTAGGGCTTGATAGACTAATGATGGTCATATGCAATGTAAAGAACGTTAGAGAGGTTGTGCTTTACCCTAGAGATACTGAACGCTTGAGACCCTAG
- a CDS encoding isocitrate/isopropylmalate dehydrogenase family protein — translation MYRIAFIEGDGIGPEISRATRVVLDALNARLGIKMRIIDVEAGDSALARYGRALPEHSLDTIRGSDACIKAPIGESAADVIVYLRRVLDLYANVRPAKAYPGMRGLRDGIDLIIVRENTEDIYSGLEYDIGSDASIAIKVTTKRACMRIAEYAFKLAEARDGKRSVVAVHKANLLRRTDGLFARCCREVASRHQSIRFSEMYVDACAMNLIRNPEAFDVIVTMNMYGDILSDEAAQVAGSLGMAPSANIGDTYAIFEPAHGSAPDIAGKGIANPLSLILSAGMMYEWLASKHNDARCAEASKLVEVSIRSVLSKGIATPDLGGRSSTEEVADAIVEEIKRG, via the coding sequence ATGTACAGGATAGCATTCATAGAGGGGGATGGTATAGGACCTGAGATATCAAGGGCTACTAGAGTTGTACTTGATGCATTGAATGCTAGGCTTGGCATAAAGATGAGGATTATAGATGTTGAGGCAGGGGACTCTGCTCTAGCAAGGTATGGAAGGGCTCTGCCAGAGCATAGCCTTGATACAATAAGGGGTTCTGATGCATGCATAAAGGCTCCTATAGGTGAGAGTGCAGCAGATGTCATAGTCTATTTAAGGAGGGTATTGGACCTCTACGCAAATGTTAGGCCAGCAAAGGCTTATCCAGGGATGAGGGGTTTGAGAGATGGCATAGATCTCATCATAGTTAGAGAGAATACAGAGGATATCTACTCTGGCTTGGAGTATGATATAGGTAGTGACGCAAGTATAGCCATCAAGGTTACAACCAAGAGAGCATGCATGAGGATAGCAGAGTATGCGTTCAAGCTTGCTGAGGCAAGGGATGGTAAGAGGAGCGTTGTTGCTGTACACAAGGCAAACCTACTTAGGAGGACAGATGGTCTATTCGCTAGATGCTGCAGGGAGGTAGCATCTAGGCATCAAAGCATAAGGTTCTCAGAGATGTATGTTGATGCATGTGCCATGAACCTGATAAGGAACCCAGAGGCATTTGATGTTATAGTAACGATGAATATGTATGGAGATATACTCTCAGATGAGGCGGCTCAGGTTGCTGGGAGCCTAGGGATGGCACCATCAGCCAACATTGGCGATACATATGCAATATTCGAGCCAGCACATGGCTCTGCTCCAGATATAGCAGGCAAGGGTATAGCAAACCCATTATCACTAATACTCTCAGCAGGGATGATGTATGAGTGGCTTGCATCAAAGCATAACGATGCAAGATGTGCTGAGGCATCTAAGCTTGTAGAGGTTAGTATACGCAGCGTGCTTAGCAAGGGTATAGCAACACCAGATCTAGGAGGCAGGAGTAGCACTGAGGAGGTAGCAGATGCAATTGTAGAAGAGATAAAGAGAGGATAG
- a CDS encoding 2-isopropylmalate synthase codes for MSSDVSNSISNSDSSNSVDYVRIYDTTLRDGEQTPGVTLTPEDKLLIAIQLDKLGVDVIEAGFPIVSQGEKEAVKMIVKQGLNSEISVLARTDKRDIDAAIDCGVRYVHTFIATSDIHLQYKLKISREEAIRKAVDAIEYCKAHGLYVEFSAEDATRSDREYLKQVYKAVVDAGADRIDVPDTVGYATPKYIHSLITELRSTVKVPISIHCHDDFGLAVANSIAAIEAGAECAHVTINGLGERAGNASLEEFVMALHCLYNKRTRINTKLLYETSKLVASLTGIIVQPNKAIVGENAFGHESGIHTHGVLSNPLCYEPISPELVGRKRWLEAGKHAGMHGIAAMLAEYGIRPEQEQLRQIVAKVKELGDKGKQVTDADLIAIASQVMNQQNLVEHVRLMDFVVTTGINVVPTASVRLIIDGKEYIVAETGVGPVDAALKAIQKITDRIASIRLSEFRLEAISGGSDALAEVSVKVEDSNGKISSARATGEDIVVASVQAMINGINKMMMKRTIDRDSNREIQGYTV; via the coding sequence ATGAGTAGTGATGTTAGCAATAGCATTAGCAACAGTGATAGTAGTAATAGTGTAGATTATGTAAGGATATACGATACAACGCTCAGGGATGGAGAGCAGACCCCAGGGGTAACATTAACGCCAGAGGATAAACTGCTAATAGCAATACAACTGGATAAGTTGGGAGTAGATGTTATAGAGGCTGGGTTCCCTATAGTATCTCAAGGTGAGAAGGAGGCTGTTAAGATGATAGTAAAGCAAGGGCTGAATAGCGAGATCTCTGTTCTAGCAAGAACTGATAAGAGGGATATAGATGCTGCAATAGACTGTGGTGTTAGATATGTGCATACATTCATAGCAACATCAGACATCCATCTGCAGTACAAGTTGAAGATCTCAAGGGAGGAGGCTATAAGGAAGGCTGTAGATGCTATAGAGTATTGTAAGGCCCATGGCCTCTATGTTGAGTTCTCTGCTGAGGATGCTACTAGGAGTGATAGGGAGTATCTGAAGCAAGTATACAAGGCTGTTGTTGATGCTGGAGCAGACAGGATAGATGTGCCAGATACAGTAGGGTATGCAACACCAAAGTACATACACTCACTCATAACAGAGTTGAGGAGCACTGTTAAAGTGCCTATAAGCATACACTGCCATGATGACTTTGGTCTAGCAGTTGCAAACTCAATAGCAGCTATAGAGGCAGGGGCAGAGTGTGCCCATGTAACCATAAATGGGTTAGGGGAGAGGGCAGGCAATGCCTCGCTTGAGGAGTTTGTCATGGCACTACACTGCCTCTACAACAAGAGGACTAGGATAAACACTAAACTACTGTATGAGACATCAAAGTTGGTAGCAAGCCTAACAGGGATCATAGTGCAGCCAAACAAGGCCATAGTTGGTGAGAATGCATTTGGCCATGAATCTGGCATCCATACCCATGGAGTACTCTCAAACCCATTATGCTATGAGCCTATAAGCCCTGAACTTGTTGGTAGGAAGCGTTGGCTAGAGGCAGGGAAGCATGCTGGTATGCATGGTATAGCAGCCATGCTTGCAGAGTATGGAATAAGGCCAGAGCAGGAGCAGTTGAGGCAGATAGTTGCAAAGGTCAAGGAGTTAGGGGATAAGGGTAAGCAGGTTACAGATGCTGACCTAATAGCAATAGCATCCCAAGTCATGAACCAGCAGAACCTTGTTGAGCATGTAAGGCTTATGGACTTTGTTGTTACTACAGGCATAAATGTTGTGCCTACAGCATCTGTAAGGCTTATAATAGATGGGAAGGAGTACATAGTTGCTGAGACTGGTGTTGGGCCTGTAGATGCTGCTCTAAAAGCTATACAGAAGATAACAGATAGGATAGCAAGCATAAGGCTCAGTGAGTTTAGGCTTGAAGCGATAAGTGGAGGCTCAGATGCACTTGCAGAGGTTAGCGTTAAGGTTGAGGATAGCAATGGCAAGATCTCATCTGCTAGGGCAACTGGAGAGGATATAGTTGTTGCTAGTGTTCAAGCAATGATAAACGGGATAAACAAGATGATGATGAAGAGGACCATAGACAGGGATAGCAACAGAGAGATCCAAGGTTATACTGTCTAG
- the ilvN gene encoding acetolactate synthase small subunit, with protein sequence MTWRIISALVENKPGVLFRVSNMFRARGFNIESLSVGPTEAQDLSRITITINSDEHTTEQLVKQLKKIIDVVDVIKLPLDNSVYRELALIKLKAEDPTTRLEIINLVNVFRGKVVDISKRSMMVEITGTPDKIDAFKALVEHYGIIQLARTGVCALPRGVVYE encoded by the coding sequence ATGACATGGCGCATCATATCTGCACTGGTTGAGAATAAGCCTGGTGTGCTCTTTAGGGTATCAAACATGTTTAGAGCAAGAGGATTCAACATAGAGTCGCTCTCAGTTGGTCCAACTGAGGCGCAGGATCTCTCAAGGATAACCATAACGATAAACAGTGATGAGCATACTACAGAGCAGTTGGTCAAGCAGCTGAAGAAGATTATAGATGTTGTTGATGTCATAAAGCTCCCTCTAGATAATAGTGTGTACAGGGAATTAGCACTCATAAAGTTGAAGGCTGAGGATCCAACAACTAGGTTAGAGATAATAAATTTAGTAAATGTTTTTAGGGGGAAGGTAGTTGATATAAGCAAGAGATCTATGATGGTGGAGATAACTGGAACTCCAGATAAGATAGATGCATTCAAGGCATTGGTTGAGCACTATGGCATAATACAGTTGGCTAGAACTGGAGTGTGTGCATTGCCAAGAGGTGTAGTATATGAGTAG
- the ilvB gene encoding biosynthetic-type acetolactate synthase large subunit — protein sequence MVEMSGAKALIQALEREGVDVVFGMPGGANLPIYDELYSSSIRHILVRHEQSAAHMADGYARIKRKAGVCFATSGPGATNLVTGIATAYMDSSPIVAVTGQVPKAMIGKDAFQECDIVGICASITKYCFQPMNAGEVPEVVKKAFYIAESGRPGPVLIDVPKDVQQESADMVFPEIVKIRGYSPHIEPDVAQVASAIDLLLKAERPIIMAGGGVHISGAFAELQALAEMLMIPVVTTFKGKGAFPENHPLSLGPIGMHGHAEANKLVTEADVLLAVGSRFSDRSVGRFDEFGRDMKIIHIDIDPAEIGKNKQADIGIVGDVKVSLKIMLKMLTNKIIRKGEGEWENNQWLKHVREVKEYYRSMIKDHPREVTAMKAIKKLRELLPADTIVTTEVGQCQMWTSLHFDVITPGTFFSSTGLGTMGFGFPASIGAKVARPDVPVVDIAGDGSFNMTENSLAVSVLENIPVIVFLLNNYSLGMVAQWQRLFYNRRMIGVDLKGMPDFVKVAEAYGAQGIRAESMDELDKAIRVALRSDVTTVIDIPIDPEENVFPFMPPGKGLKDTIIAA from the coding sequence ATGGTTGAGATGTCTGGCGCAAAGGCACTCATACAGGCTTTAGAGAGGGAGGGTGTAGATGTTGTGTTTGGAATGCCTGGTGGCGCAAACCTCCCAATCTACGATGAGTTATACTCAAGTAGTATAAGACATATACTTGTTAGGCATGAGCAGTCAGCTGCACACATGGCAGATGGCTATGCAAGGATAAAGCGCAAGGCAGGTGTATGCTTTGCTACATCAGGTCCTGGAGCAACCAACCTTGTTACTGGGATAGCAACTGCCTACATGGACTCAAGTCCTATAGTTGCTGTTACAGGGCAAGTACCCAAGGCAATGATTGGTAAGGATGCATTTCAGGAGTGTGATATAGTTGGTATATGCGCATCTATAACAAAGTACTGCTTCCAGCCCATGAATGCTGGAGAGGTGCCAGAGGTTGTAAAGAAGGCATTCTACATAGCAGAGAGTGGTAGACCAGGACCAGTGCTTATAGATGTACCAAAGGATGTACAGCAGGAGAGTGCAGATATGGTATTCCCTGAGATAGTTAAGATAAGAGGCTACTCACCCCATATAGAGCCTGATGTTGCACAGGTTGCAAGTGCAATAGACCTACTACTCAAGGCTGAGAGACCAATTATAATGGCTGGTGGAGGTGTGCACATCTCTGGAGCCTTTGCTGAACTCCAAGCATTGGCAGAGATGCTCATGATACCAGTGGTAACAACATTCAAAGGTAAGGGTGCATTCCCTGAGAACCATCCACTATCCCTTGGTCCAATAGGCATGCATGGGCATGCAGAGGCAAACAAACTTGTTACAGAGGCAGATGTGCTATTGGCAGTAGGCTCAAGGTTCTCAGACCGCTCAGTTGGTAGATTCGATGAGTTTGGTAGGGATATGAAGATAATACACATAGATATAGATCCTGCAGAGATAGGCAAGAACAAGCAAGCTGATATTGGTATAGTTGGTGATGTTAAGGTCTCGCTTAAGATAATGCTCAAGATGCTTACAAACAAGATTATAAGGAAGGGTGAAGGTGAGTGGGAGAACAACCAATGGCTTAAGCATGTTAGGGAGGTTAAGGAGTACTACAGGAGCATGATAAAGGATCATCCAAGGGAGGTTACTGCAATGAAGGCTATAAAGAAGTTGAGGGAACTCCTTCCAGCAGATACCATAGTTACAACAGAGGTTGGGCAGTGCCAGATGTGGACATCATTGCACTTTGATGTTATAACCCCTGGTACATTCTTCAGCTCAACTGGTTTAGGTACCATGGGCTTTGGGTTCCCAGCATCAATAGGTGCAAAGGTTGCAAGGCCTGATGTGCCAGTGGTTGATATCGCTGGAGATGGGAGCTTCAATATGACAGAGAACTCTCTAGCAGTATCGGTCCTAGAGAATATCCCAGTTATAGTATTCCTACTCAACAACTACTCTCTAGGCATGGTTGCTCAATGGCAAAGACTATTCTACAATAGGAGGATGATAGGTGTTGATCTTAAGGGCATGCCTGACTTTGTTAAGGTTGCTGAGGCGTATGGTGCACAGGGGATAAGGGCTGAGAGCATGGATGAACTGGATAAGGCTATAAGGGTAGCGTTGAGGAGTGATGTGACAACAGTTATAGATATACCAATAGATCCTGAGGAGAACGTATTCCCGTTCATGCCTCCAGGCAAGGGGTTGAAGGATACCATAATAGCAGCGTAG
- a CDS encoding YybH family protein, which produces MQSRGMNGYNNDKGLDDIKAVEYLIHRAFYIGKSKDLSAIREVYHSMLTKFSDIPPYHRMDYEEACLHEEMFFANVSDYDYSIEDLRITMLDASSSVALATFILEYKGVVVDDYSFTGQAIKSRVRCSIICKKFDGRWYIVHEHLSNSSV; this is translated from the coding sequence TTGCAGAGTAGAGGCATGAACGGTTACAATAACGATAAGGGTTTAGATGATATAAAAGCAGTAGAGTATCTAATCCATAGGGCATTCTACATAGGGAAGAGCAAGGATCTCTCAGCGATAAGGGAGGTATATCATAGCATGCTTACAAAGTTCAGTGATATCCCTCCCTATCACAGGATGGATTATGAGGAGGCATGCCTGCATGAGGAGATGTTCTTTGCCAATGTATCAGATTACGATTACTCTATAGAGGATCTAAGGATAACGATGCTAGATGCATCTTCCTCAGTAGCACTAGCAACATTCATCCTCGAGTATAAGGGCGTGGTTGTTGATGATTACAGCTTCACTGGTCAGGCTATAAAGAGCAGGGTGAGGTGCAGTATCATATGCAAGAAGTTTGATGGTAGATGGTATATAGTGCATGAGCATCTCTCAAATTCAAGTGTATAA
- a CDS encoding magnesium transporter CorA family protein, with amino-acid sequence MNALEHINSVDNNGLRWIDVSEPNRSALTTLADTYNLHPLNVEDCLSKIQVPKIDKYANSIFIVIHYPFYSNGVPKNIQLSIFMGFNFLITVHKGEIKPITDLFNACKVDGGNRASIMGNSPAFLLHKIMDAIIDELLHILIKIEGNIEDIEDLVFAENVSAIKAITNIRREILALRRIILPLRRILADVARESQQFSGMDLTPYWNDVKDHLEKAIEVLDTANETINIYKDTDFILSSEKTNKILAILTIVFTLSIPATLIGTFYGMNVILPGGVEDEPWLFLGKYTTFIVMVMISIASALFMLYYFYKRGWLYEK; translated from the coding sequence ATGAATGCGCTAGAGCATATCAATTCTGTGGATAACAATGGGCTTAGGTGGATAGATGTGAGTGAGCCAAACAGGAGCGCTCTAACAACGCTGGCAGATACCTATAATCTTCACCCCTTGAATGTAGAGGATTGCCTATCAAAGATACAGGTACCAAAGATTGACAAGTATGCCAACAGCATATTCATAGTTATACACTACCCATTCTACAGCAATGGTGTACCTAAGAACATCCAACTCTCAATCTTCATGGGCTTCAACTTCCTCATAACCGTACACAAGGGCGAGATAAAGCCTATAACAGATCTCTTCAATGCATGCAAGGTGGATGGGGGGAATAGGGCAAGTATAATGGGCAACTCCCCAGCATTCTTGCTCCATAAGATAATGGATGCTATAATAGATGAGTTGCTCCACATCCTCATAAAGATAGAAGGTAACATAGAGGATATAGAGGATCTTGTATTTGCTGAGAATGTATCTGCAATAAAGGCAATAACCAATATAAGGAGGGAGATACTTGCGCTTAGAAGGATAATCCTACCTTTAAGGAGGATACTAGCAGATGTAGCAAGGGAGTCTCAGCAGTTCTCAGGCATGGACCTTACACCATACTGGAACGATGTTAAGGATCACCTTGAAAAGGCTATAGAGGTGCTTGATACTGCAAATGAGACCATAAATATATACAAGGATACAGACTTTATACTCAGCAGTGAGAAGACCAACAAGATACTTGCTATTCTTACTATAGTCTTCACACTCTCCATACCTGCAACGCTCATAGGTACATTCTATGGTATGAACGTCATCCTTCCTGGAGGAGTAGAGGATGAACCTTGGCTCTTCTTAGGCAAATACACAACATTCATAGTCATGGTTATGATATCAATAGCAAGCGCACTCTTCATGCTCTACTACTTCTACAAGCGTGGATGGTTGTATGAGAAGTAA
- the gvpD gene encoding gas vesicle protein GvpD P-loop domain-containing protein, whose product MMELKVRDAFEQIFKPFMDIEPVALLIRGLPGAGKTTLALELMRNVRDRYKCFYISTRVSYNKLRKQLPWVEDILDDGTALQFMPDHTAASGKNGDMNKIDGIDLRLGTANNLLNLVVDKLISSKRAFIVLDSWDALAKEIPVDERLKMEKSMLAVADANDGMLVFISEEPEMNTLAYLVDAIITLDMERRNGVWVRTMHIDKMRGVAIRKNKFIYTLEGGHFTIVYDGKRVGYVSSLFPPLASKNGYISTGSRDMDNALGDGIREGSVVVLEVDSNVNMHYARIIMLCTVLNNIRSNRSAMVICGQDEPLVKVLRKIVPHCTLHDLGRLMVFTSPSHIREQEYATAYRELSTYDKNSIEEGMIMNLTDDPEENFALLIDSYIKLKEDGKSMVIYSNMIWKDLERVKDNLVHGAKIIRNNRDVLMITVKSGTELADAANMLADVHIKLVKENDVHILSIVKPEEKVYAVMLDDDGYPSYSLLPLL is encoded by the coding sequence ATGATGGAGTTAAAGGTAAGGGATGCATTCGAGCAGATATTCAAGCCATTCATGGATATAGAGCCTGTAGCCCTCCTTATAAGAGGATTACCTGGAGCAGGTAAGACAACATTGGCATTGGAGTTGATGAGGAATGTTAGAGATAGGTACAAGTGCTTCTACATCTCAACCAGGGTATCCTACAACAAGTTGAGGAAGCAACTGCCTTGGGTTGAGGATATACTTGATGATGGCACTGCTCTACAGTTCATGCCAGATCATACTGCTGCTAGTGGTAAGAATGGTGATATGAACAAGATAGATGGAATAGATCTAAGGTTGGGTACTGCAAATAACCTGCTCAACCTTGTTGTTGATAAACTGATAAGCAGTAAGAGAGCCTTCATAGTTCTTGATAGTTGGGATGCACTAGCAAAGGAGATACCCGTTGATGAGAGGCTCAAGATGGAGAAGAGTATGCTTGCTGTTGCAGATGCAAATGATGGCATGCTTGTCTTCATAAGTGAAGAGCCAGAGATGAATACTCTTGCATACCTTGTGGATGCGATCATAACCCTTGATATGGAGAGGAGGAACGGTGTATGGGTGAGAACTATGCATATAGATAAGATGAGGGGGGTAGCGATAAGGAAGAACAAGTTCATCTATACACTAGAGGGAGGGCACTTTACTATAGTGTATGATGGGAAGAGGGTAGGCTATGTATCATCACTATTCCCTCCATTGGCAAGCAAGAATGGTTACATATCAACAGGGAGCAGGGATATGGATAATGCATTAGGAGATGGGATAAGAGAGGGGAGTGTAGTAGTGCTTGAGGTTGATAGCAATGTTAACATGCACTATGCAAGGATAATCATGCTCTGCACTGTACTCAACAATATAAGGAGCAATAGATCTGCTATGGTTATATGTGGGCAGGATGAGCCACTTGTTAAAGTGCTAAGGAAGATAGTGCCTCACTGCACATTACACGATCTAGGTAGGCTTATGGTATTCACAAGCCCATCGCATATACGAGAGCAGGAGTATGCTACAGCATACAGGGAGTTAAGTACCTATGATAAGAACAGCATAGAGGAAGGGATGATCATGAACCTTACAGACGATCCTGAGGAGAACTTTGCATTGCTAATAGATAGTTACATAAAGTTGAAGGAGGATGGGAAGAGCATGGTCATATACTCAAATATGATATGGAAAGATCTAGAGCGAGTTAAAGATAATTTAGTACATGGCGCAAAGATTATTAGGAATAATAGAGATGTGCTGATGATAACAGTTAAGAGCGGGACAGAACTTGCAGATGCTGCAAATATGCTTGCAGATGTGCATATAAAACTTGTGAAGGAGAATGATGTGCACATCCTATCAATAGTTAAGCCAGAGGAGAAGGTATATGCTGTTATGCTTGATGATGATGGTTATCCTTCATACTCGCTCTTACCCCTACTCTAA
- a CDS encoding phosphoribosylformylglycinamidine cyclo-ligase — protein sequence MARSKKRSRKSSISSSSSKKQGITYKDVGVDTAKIGRIHSIIGSMIAGTHGEHVISGYGHYAGLISIDDERVLAMHIDGVGSKVIVASLAGKYSTIGIDCIAMNANDVVCVGAEPIAFVDYIAVRSPDADMIEEIMKGLAQGAREANLSIVGGELAVLPDLLADGFEMSKGKGKATRGRGKVKDRMDNNAFDLAGAVIGIARKDELILGESINAGDVIVGIASNGLHANGYTLARHVLLSRYRLDERIDELDSTLEDELLKPTRIYVKPILDVIKRIDVHGIAHITGGAFKKLTRLNSSVKFVLDSMPEPPAIFRLIKMHAGIDDAEMYSTFNMGIGMCVVAARGDEDAIISICKSHDMDAMVIGRVEEGNGVYINDVRIA from the coding sequence ATGGCTAGGTCTAAAAAGAGAAGCAGGAAGAGTAGCATCAGCAGCAGTAGCAGTAAGAAGCAAGGCATAACCTATAAGGATGTTGGTGTTGATACAGCAAAGATAGGGAGGATACACTCAATCATAGGAAGCATGATAGCAGGTACGCATGGCGAGCATGTTATATCTGGCTATGGGCATTACGCTGGGCTAATAAGCATAGATGATGAGAGAGTGCTAGCAATGCACATAGATGGGGTTGGTAGCAAGGTAATAGTTGCTAGCCTAGCAGGGAAGTACTCTACCATAGGCATAGACTGCATAGCGATGAATGCTAACGATGTTGTATGTGTTGGTGCAGAGCCTATAGCATTTGTTGATTATATTGCAGTTAGGAGCCCAGATGCAGATATGATCGAGGAGATAATGAAGGGTCTTGCCCAAGGTGCAAGGGAGGCAAACCTATCCATAGTAGGAGGGGAGTTGGCAGTGCTCCCAGATCTACTTGCTGATGGGTTTGAGATGAGCAAGGGCAAAGGCAAGGCTACTAGGGGTAGAGGCAAGGTAAAGGACAGGATGGATAATAATGCATTCGACCTTGCTGGTGCTGTTATAGGTATAGCAAGGAAGGATGAACTAATCCTTGGTGAGAGCATCAATGCTGGGGATGTTATAGTTGGTATAGCAAGCAATGGATTGCATGCAAATGGGTATACACTTGCAAGGCATGTACTCCTTAGTAGGTATAGGCTTGATGAGAGGATAGATGAACTTGACTCTACTCTAGAGGATGAGTTGCTTAAACCTACAAGGATATACGTTAAACCAATTCTGGATGTGATAAAGAGGATAGATGTTCATGGTATAGCACATATAACTGGAGGGGCATTCAAGAAGCTTACAAGGCTTAACAGCAGTGTAAAGTTTGTACTCGACTCTATGCCAGAGCCTCCAGCAATATTTAGGTTGATAAAGATGCATGCAGGTATAGATGATGCTGAGATGTACTCAACATTCAACATGGGGATAGGGATGTGTGTAGTAGCAGCAAGGGGAGATGAGGATGCTATAATCTCCATATGCAAGAGTCATGATATGGATGCAATGGTTATAGGTAGGGTTGAGGAGGGTAATGGTGTATATATTAACGATGTAAGGATTGCATGA